The following DNA comes from Ardenticatenales bacterium.
CTGCTCCCCTGGTGGCCGGGGACCACCGGTCCCACCTTTCTCTCGCCGGCGGCGCTGCGCCGCTTGTGGCGCGCCGTGCGTGACGCGGACATCGTCCACATCCACGGCACGCGCAACATGCTCGTGCTGGCGGCGGCCTGGTTTGCCCGCTGGCAGCGCAAACCGCTGGTCGTCCAACCCCACGGCACGCTGCAATACATCGTCGCCTCGCTGCGCCTGAAGCGGCTCTACGATGCCTTGCTGCTGCGCCCGCTGCTGCGCCGCGCCGCCGTGGGCATTGCCCTCACCACCAGCGAAGTGGAGCAAATGGCCGCTGCCGGCATACCGCGCGCGCGCATTCGCCCGCTGGCGAATGGCCTCAATCCCACGCCGCCGTCACCCGCTGCCGTGCGCGCTTTTCGCGCCCGTCTGGGCGTTGCCGATGATGCGTTTCTCATTCTCTTCCTGGGGCGGATTAACCGGAAGAAGGGCGCGGATTTGTTGGTGGAGGCGTTTGCGCGCATGCCGGCGTCCATCCGCGCCCACACCCATCTGATCATTGCCGGACCGGATGATGGCCAACTGGCCGCCGTGCAGGGACTGACCGCCCGCCTTGACCTGGGCCACGCCGTCGGTTTTCCCGGCCTGATCGCCGCCGCCGACGTGCCCGCCGCCCTGGCCGCCGCCGACCT
Coding sequences within:
- a CDS encoding glycosyltransferase: MRVLNVTLGFLPAISWGGPVKVVHQNSLELRRRGGDARICASNLLDKHHHIAPGSFQRQVDGLPVLYLDTRLLPWWPGTTGPTFLSPAALRRLWRAVRDADIVHIHGTRNMLVLAAAWFARWQRKPLVVQPHGTLQYIVASLRLKRLYDALLLRPLLRRAAVGIALTTSEVEQMAAAGIPRARIRPLANGLNPTPPSPAAVRAFRARLGVADDAFLILFLGRINRKKGADLLVEAFARMPASIRAHTHLIIAGPDDGQLAAVQGLTARLDLGHAVGFPGLIAAADVPAALAAADLFVLPCRTDTFPMVLVEACAAGAPILVTATCEMAHLLDGVAATVVPVDVDALATAMQELLADETRRAAYRQGGRQLLQTTFSLAAVGGRLEAIYAEARQWA